The nucleotide sequence CGGTGTGTGAgagtttatgtgtgtgtgtgacggtgTGTGAGATGGTTTGTGTGACAGTGTGAGTGACTGTGTGTGAGAtagtttatgtgtgtgtgtgacggtgTACGTGAGTTTGAGTGTAAACCTGTGTCTGAGCTCCACCATTCCTTGCTCTCTCGGGGTCCTGGGATTAGCTCTCGGTGGTGGGAGTAGTGTCGGGAGAAGGCTGTGGCTTTTGCACGAGAGATTTGTACAGATCCGAGTTCAGGAACCTGGGGAAGGAGTCTCTGTGCATGAGGCTGTATATCTGGAGCTGAGCATCCTCGAACATGAGAGGGCCCGGATTCATCAGGTTCCTGTTGACGATCTCTCGCACCCGGGAGTCAAGACTCACCTGCAAACAGCACAAAGacaaagaccataagatacaggagcagaattaggccattcggcccatcgagtctgctccatcattctatcgtggctgatttttttcagccccattctctctccttctcccataacccttaacccccttaccaatccagaacctatcaacttctgcctcaaatgtacccagtgacttggcctccacaaccgtctgtggcaacaaattccacagattcaccgccctctggctgaagaaattccttgtcatctcagttctagagggacgtccctttattctgaggccgtgcccttgGATCTGAGCAGCACAATTCACAGCTACACTGTCACACCCGGGGTGCCCCTGTGACAGCACTGCCTGACGTGATCCCTGTGCATCGTGCAGGATCGCCCCGGGGGGGGGAATGAGACGGTGAACTGGCCACGGACAGTGGCAGCAGCAACGGACCGAGCTTCTTCACCgattgcagatgtataaaactctggtgaggccactcctgtgtgtgcagttctggtcaccccattacaggaaggatgtggaggctttggagagggtgcagaagaggttcaccaggatgctgcctggattagagggcatgtgctataaggagaggtcggacaaacttgggttgttttctctggagtgtcggaggctgaggggagacctgatagaggtttataaagttatgagaggcatagatagagcagacagtctttttcccagggtggaactgTCAGGTactaagattaagataagatctctttattagtcacatgtacatcgaaacacacagtgaaatgcatcttttgcgtagagtgctctgggggcagcccgcaagtgttgccacgcttctggcgccaacatagcatgcccacaacttcctaacctgtaggtctttggaatgtgggaggaatccggaggaaacccacgcagacatgaggagaacgtacaaactccttgcagacagcggccgggattgaacccgggtcgctggcgctgtaaagcgttacgctaactgctacactactggagGGCAcgtgtttaagatgagagggggaaagtttaaagaagattacaaggcaattttttttttacacagagaggtgggtgcctggaacaggctgccaggggaggcggtggaggcagatacgatggtggtgtttaagaggcttttggataggcacatggacatgcggggaatggagacagaagggattagtttaatttggcatcgtgttcggaaCAGACATCATgtgttgaatggcctgttcctgtctgtactgttctgtgtgctAATGGCCCATTCATCCTGTGGTATCAGAGGTCGGTACTGTTAATAATAACCACAGTCTGGGGCCCATGGTATTAGTAGTCAGGGATGCTAGCAATAAccagtctgtgacctgtggtatCGGTAGTCAGTAACAATGTCTACCTGCCAGAaccatcctccactcactgcagttCTGTGTTCCTCCACTGAGTGTCAGCAGATGCACTTGTGTGCTTGGATCACCTTCCACGACCGCTTCAGTCTGTCTTGCCCCGACCTAATACGTGGTAAATACTCCGAGCAAAAATTTATATAGTAAATCCACAGGCGGGGATTGCATTATTCCTTACCCAGGGAATGGGATTTAATCAGGGGTGCTGGCCTGTTCTGACGCTGTGCTAACGGCAGGTGATCCTAACGCTGCACTGTGGGATAAAGCATCAGCACTGACAGTGTTTATGATTACCAGTTCTGACCCAAACAGGCAGGAGCCGACCTGGACTCCTCTGAGCACATTCGGAGACACTAATTGGCAGCAATGGGCACCAACACTGTTAACTATTGACTGCAATCACTGTGCAAATTGCACACAACCCAATTATTTACAGCCCTAACCACTGATCACACTCAGTAATTTACCAATTATTAACAGTAATTAAAATAATCAGCCAATGCTAGAcggcacagtgggtagagctgctacctcaccgctccagagacccgggttcgatcccgacctccggcgctgtctgtttggagtttgcatgttctccctgtgaccgcgtgggttccccccccaacccccgggcgctccggtttcctcccacatacgtGCGgtgtcggtgggttaatcggctgttctgtgtaggtgagtgcgagcatctgggggggggggaggtgggtgttgatgggattgtggggagagtaACATGGTAGTAAAGTAGATGGGTGGGTGGCGGTCggcagggactcgatgggccgaagggcctgcctccaCGCTGTATAACTCCGAAACATAAATGGTATTAGTTTGACAAGGTCagtaagaatggaatggagacaccagagaccgcagatgctagaacctggagcaacacacaatttgctaaaggaactcagcgggtcaggcagcatccgtggagggagacggacagtcaatgtttcgggtcgagacccttcatctggatgaaagcaaacaccgagttcctccaggtgcttgTTGCTTCAGTAAGAGTAAATGTCATTCTGAGTGTCAACTGTCGAGGGGACCAGTCGTTGGTGGCACAGGGCCTATTCCCTTTAGCAGTAATTAAACAGGtgctggtcaccctgttacaggaaggttgtgggggctttggaaaggTTGCAGGTGAGGTTCATGAGGATGCTGAGGTATGAgctatagggggaggttggacagacttgggttgttttctccagagcggcagaggctgaggggagacctgatagaggtttacaaaatgatgagaggcacagatagggtcggtctttttcccaggggggaaatgacaaatactaaaggtttaagatgagaggtggtaagtttaaaggggatatgcaggttaattttttttacacagagagcggtgggtgtctggaacgggctgccaggggtgggggtggaggcagatatgataggggcgttcaagaggttgttagacacatcaatgtgcagggagtggagggagatggatcatgtgcaggcagaagggatttagtttaattcagcatcatggtcggcacagacaaggtgggccgaagggccagttcctgcgCAGTACTGTTGTGTTCTAGGTGTCCCAGGCTGGAGAACTCACTTACCTCTTTTGGGGAGAGAATCGAGATGTAGTCTTCGTATATGGTCCTCGCTCGTTCTTCAACCACCTTTGTGTTCTTTTCCTTCTTGAACTCTTCACAGGCCAGCCAGAAGAGCATGTTCTCCTCGCTGTACTCTGTCCGCAGAAACTGTCGGAAGACGTTCCTGCCCGCCTCTGTCCCCATCACCTTGTCAAAGCCCTGTGTCCACGACGTGATCTCTTCCATCGAAGGCATGGTTCCGCTGCTTTAAGATAAAGGGTTTGCTGAGATGATTAACACACTGGAACAGAAACTGCACATCGACCTCCTTAATATCCTTAGATGTTCATAGCGGCAAGGGAGGCCGTTTTATCCacgccaccttctcacagctaccatcgggcaggaggtacagaagcctgaagtccccacaccaccaggttcaggaacagctacttcccttcaaccattcgcttcttgaaccaaccggcacaaccctaaccccacctcggcaacggaacactatggaccacctcttgcaatgCTGtgggcttgtctctgattgtgcttcTGTTTTGCACTGTCTCGTTTTGCAGTCATTTTTCTTCAcagccttgtataatttatgtctaacatgttctgtgtgttgtgtgtacctacgtccctgtgatgctgctgcaagcaagtttttcattgtacctgtacctcaccgtgccTGTGCACATGACTCATTGTACCTCTccgtacacatgacaataagacTTGACCCTCTGCTGAACCAATCCAAAATACCCTGTTACTTCCCCCTTTATCGGGTCCGCATTCCCCAAGATGTGGAGAGTCTCCACCTCAAGCTCACTTTGAGTCAGCGTGCCTCTTGCCAGCACAACCCCGGTGTATACAAAATACTTTCTTCTACCAGAGTCAATCCTCACCAACTCTTCTAACAAAGCAGAGAGAAAACACTCTTTCTCCAACTCATAACGTCGggccttcttcaaaaaaaatctcgattaaatctccttttaaccCTCGCTGTCTCAGTGGAAACGGTCTTGGAATCTCCTCTGAATATTCGGTGGTCTCAGAACTAACAGGCCAATGCATTAAATACCACTTCATGCACAAGTCTCTGAAAGGAAGAACTGATGTTCAGTGATCAGCCCTATCTTCTTGTCTATtccccagaactgaacacggggATGACCTTGATCCATAGttatagggtaatacagcac is from Pristis pectinata isolate sPriPec2 chromosome 3, sPriPec2.1.pri, whole genome shotgun sequence and encodes:
- the LOC127568877 gene encoding regulator of G-protein signaling 17-like, which produces MGKRAEPRSQEDCTEPPPSPGQRPNTCCFCWCCCCSCSCLSAQKDEREEMTGRPTEETRMETTVETIESAEESSGTMPSMEEITSWTQGFDKVMGTEAGRNVFRQFLRTEYSEENMLFWLACEEFKKEKNTKVVEERARTIYEDYISILSPKEVSLDSRVREIVNRNLMNPGPLMFEDAQLQIYSLMHRDSFPRFLNSDLYKSLVQKPQPSPDTTPTTES